In one window of Primulina tabacum isolate GXHZ01 chromosome 8, ASM2559414v2, whole genome shotgun sequence DNA:
- the LOC142552579 gene encoding alpha-amylase 3, chloroplastic-like, which translates to MSTFATAPFLHHHQGRCNLLRRRRPSLKPILKGQLLSKKPPPFQLNYTQTSKSRFNGACFCSSRFDPAQALNPTGAATVETSESSIITFTEAFHLKRPEKMEGKISIKLDKGKSEDYWQLIVGCSLPGKWVLHWGVSYVGDVGSEWDQPPLDMRPPGSISIKDYAVETPLEISSASTGGETFYEVKIDVNTNSSIEAINFVLKDEESGYWYQHRGRDFKVPLLDDLQDNGNVVGTKKGLGIWPGTLGQLSAALLKPEVADLKGEDTVERSLRKIPLQGFCEEHPVVKEIIVDNSVSISVRQCLENSKNILDIDTDIPGDVVLHWGVCKDDSKHWRIPAEPYPPETSIFKNKALRTHLQQKANGHGSRGSFSLDEGYSAFVFVLKLDESTWLDCKGNDFYVPFSNPMVRNKQYEPINSEGAEQSEEIGSLVVLENASKSDLAVSAYTDEIINEIRNLVSDISSEKSRKTKSKEAQEGILHEIEKLAAEAYSIFRSSMPTFPETETLEAEVLQPPVKISSGTGTGFEILCQGFNWESHKSGKWYLDLHEKASELSSLGFTVIWLPPPTDSVSPEGYMPTDLYNLNSRYGNIDQLKLLVKRFHEVGMKVLGDVVLNHRCAQYKNQNGIWNIFGGRLNWDDRAVVADDPHFQGRGNKSSGDNFHAAPNIDHSQEFVRKDIKEWLDWLREEIGYDGWRLDFVRGFWGGYVKDYLDSSEPYFAVGEYWDSLSYTYGKVDHNQDAHRQRIVDWINATNGTAGAFDVTTKGILHAALERCEYWRLSDVQGKPPGVVGWWPSRAVTFIENHDTGSTQGHWRFPGGKEMQGYAYILTHPGTPSVFHDHIFSEYLSEIYSLISIRKRNNIHCRSLVQILKAETDVYAAMIDEKLTMKIGPGHFEPSSGPENWCLAIEGRDYKVWENS; encoded by the exons ATGTCCACATTTGCCACGGCGCCattcctccaccaccaccaaggCCGCTGTAATCTTCTCCGCCGTCGCCGTCCTTCTCTCAAACCCATCCTTAAAGGTCAACTATTATCGAAGAAGCCCCCTCCTTTTCAACTTAATTACACGCAGACCTCAAAATCCCGCTTCAATGGTGCCTGCTTCTGTTCTAGCCGTTTCGACCCCGCTCAAGCACTCAACCCTACCGGCGCTGCCACTGTGGAAACATCTGAATCCTCAATCATAACATTCACCGAAGCCTTCCACTTGAAACGACCTGAAAAG ATGGAGGGaaagatatcaatcaaattagACAAAGGGAAAAGTGAAGATTATTGGCAGCTTATTGTGGGGTGCAGTCTTCCTGGAAAGTGGGTTCTTCACTGGGGAGTTAGCTACGTAGGCGATGTAGGAAG TGAATGGGATCAACCTCCTCTGGATATGCGGCCTCCAGGTTCCATTTCGATTAAG GACTATGCAGTTGAAACTCCTCTGGAGATATCATCTGCTTCAACGGGAGGAGAAACATTTTATGAAGTAAAGATTGACGTCAATACAAATAGTTCAATTGAAGCTATAAATTTTGTATTGAAG GACGAGGAAAGTGGGTATTGGTATCAGCACAGAGGAAGAGATTTTAAAGTGCCTCTTCTTGACGACCTTCAAGACAATGGAAATGTTGTTGGAACCAAAAAGGGCTTGGGTATATGGCCAG GCACACTGGGACAGCTATCCGCTGCACTTCTTAAACCAGAAGTAGCTGATCTGAAAGGAGAAGACACTGTAGAACGTAGCTTGCGAAAGATACCTCTTCAAGGCTTTTGTGAGGAACACCCCGTTGTTAAAGAAATCATTGTTGATAACTCGGTTAGTATTTCTGTTCGCCAGTGCCTTGagaattcaaaaaatattttggacataGACACCGATATACCTGGAGATGTAGTACTTCACTGGGGTGTCTGCAAAGATGACAGTAAACATTGGAGAATCCCAGCTGAGCCTTATCCTCCTGAAACAAGCATCTTCAAGAATAAAGCCTTGCGAACTCATTTACAGCAGAAAGCCAATGGACATGGTTCACGGGGGTCATTTTCGTTGGATGAAGGATATTCAGCATTTGTCTTTGTGCTGAAACTGGATGAGAGCACATGGTTAGATTGCAAAGGAAATGATTTTTACGTACCCTTTTCAAATCCCATGGTCCGAAACAAGCAATATGAACCGATTAATTCTGAGGGTGCGGAACAAAGTGAGGAAATTGGCTCCCTGGTTGTATTGGAAAATGCTTCCAAGTCGGATCTAGCAGTTTCTGCTTACACGGATGAAATCATTAATGAGATAAGGAACTTAGTGAGTGATATTTCATCTGAAAAGAGTCGAAAAACAAAAAGCAAAGAAGCGCAAGAAGGCATTCTCCATGAAATTGAGAAGCTTGCTGCAGAAGCATATAGTATCTTCAGAAGTTCTATGCCAACTTTTCCAGAAACTGAAACGTTAGAAGCTGAGGTTCTACAACCGCCAGTAAAAATATCTTCTGGGACCGGCACAGGGTTTGAAATTCTTTGTCAAGGATTTAATTGGGAATCTCACAAATCTGGAAAATGGTACTTAGATCTTCATGAAAAAGCTTCGGAATTATCATCACTTGGTTTCACTGTGATCTGGTTACCTCCACCTACTGATTCGGTTTCACCTGAAGGCTACATGCCAACGGATTTATATAACTTAAACTCCAG ATACGGAAACATAGATCAATTAAAACTTCTTGTGAAGAGATTTCATGAGGTGGGCATGAAGGTTCTGGGTGATGTAGTTTTAAACCACCGATGTGCACAGTACAAGAACCAAAATGGTATCTGGAACATTTTTGGTGGTCGTTTAAACTGGGACGACCGAGCTGTTGTTGCTGATGACCCACATTTCCAG GGAAGGGGCAACAAGAGTAGTGGAGATAATTTTCATGCTGCTCCAAATATTGATCATTCTCAAGAATTTGTAAGAAAGGATATTAAGGAATGGCTCGACTGGCTGAG AGAAGAAATTGGTTATGATGGATGGAGGCTCGATTTTGTTCGGGGGTTTTGGGGTGGGTACGTCAAGGATTATCTAGATTCCAGTGAACCTTATTTCGCAGTGGGCGAGTACTGGGATTCTCTCAGTTATACATATGGTAAGGTGGATCACAATCAAGATGCGCATAGACAGAGAATCGTTGATTGGATAAATGCTACCAATGGAACTGCAGGCGCGTTTGATGTCACAACAAAAGGAATTCTTCATGCT GCTCTTGAACGATGTGAATATTGGCGACTATCAGATGTACAGGGAAAACCTCCTGGAGTTGTTGGATGGTGGCCATCTAGGGCTGTTACTTTTATTGAGAATCATGATACTGGTTCTACTCAG GGTCATTGGAGATTTCCAGGCGGGAAAGAAATGCAGGGTTACGCCTATATTCTTACGCACCCTGGAACGCCATCTGTATTCCATGATCACATTTTTTCCGAATATTTAtctgaaatatattcacttaTCTCCATCAGAAAGCGGAACAATATCCACTGTCGGAGCTTA GTTCAAATACTCAAGGCCGAGACAGATGTCTATGCAGCCATGATCGATGAAAAGTTGACCATGAAAATCGGACCTGGTCACTTTGAGCCATCCAGTGGTCCAGAAAACTGGTGTTTAGCCATTGAAGGCCGGGACTATAAGGTGTGGGAAAATTCATGA
- the LOC142552580 gene encoding mitochondrial outer membrane protein porin of 36 kDa-like, whose product MYPRPKRDGVLSQRRKEKMVFVRGPGLYSDIGKTARDLLYKDYQGDQKFTLTTYTSNGVAITSSGTKKGELFLADVNTQLKNKNITTDVKVDTNSNVFTTISVDEPAPGVKAIFSFVAPDQKSGKVELRYLHEYAGISTSLGLTAKPLVNFSGVVGNHQAAFGTDISFDTATGNFTKCNAGASFTTPDLIASLILNDKGETLAASYFHTVSPLTNTAVGAELIHSFSSNENTLAIGIQHLLDPLTLVKARVNNYGKASALIQHEWRPRSLITISGEVDTRAIEKSAKIGLAVALKP is encoded by the exons ATGTATCCTAGGCCAAAGCGCGACGGTGTTCTCTCTCAGCGAAGAAAGGAGAAAATGGTGTTTGTTAGGGGTCCAGGCCTTTACTCCGACATTGGCAAGACAGCCAGAG ATCTTCTTTACAAGGATTACCAGGGTGACCAAAAGTTTACTCTAACTACCTATACTTCAAACGGGGTG GCCATTACGTCATCTGGGACGAAGAAAGGTGAGTTGTTTTTGGCTGATGTTAACACGCAgttgaagaacaagaacatcACTACTGATGTGAAAGTTGACACTAATTCTAAT GTTTTCACGACTATCAGTGTGGATGAACCTGCTCCTGGAGTGAAGGCTATCTTTAGCTTTGTTGCTCCAGACCAAAAATCTGGCAAG GTGGAACTTCGGTATTTACATGAGTATGCAGGAATAAGTACCAGCCTTGGTCTCACTGCAAAACCTTTGGTCAACTTCTCTGGTGTTGTTGGAAATCACCAGGCTGCTTTTGGGACTGATATATCATTCGACACCGCTACTGGAAACTTTACAAAATGCAATGCTGGAGCTAGTTTCACGACTCCTGACTTAATAGCATCCTTGATACT AAACGATAAAGGTGAAACACTTGCAGCATCCTACTTCCACACTGTAAGCCCATTAACCAATACTGCAGTCGGAGCAGAATTGATCCACAGCTTTTCAAGCAATGAAAATACCCTTGCCATTGGCATTCAGCATTTACTCGATCCACTCACTTTGGTGAAAGCTCGAGTCAACAACTATGGCAAGGCAAGTGCTCTCATACAACATGAATGGCGTCCTAGATCTCTCATCACCATCTCTGGTGAAGTGGACACCCGGGCTATAGAGAAAAGCGCGAAAATTGGACTTGCTGTAGCACTTAAACCGTGA